One window of the Montipora foliosa isolate CH-2021 chromosome 4, ASM3666993v2, whole genome shotgun sequence genome contains the following:
- the LOC137999583 gene encoding uncharacterized protein: protein MKMAPIPPRDQSELETDKLNFIKFCSVVIGLFPHVLRQVFEQMWNKIRQRPWNDSDEVRNLFLEGEGGKTNVPTENSFTEWNSTALFEATLFAKMFGKPDGNGGHRTMKQLYVKCEPSPGAFHARIGGDFRPESETFVLALDQLRLLRNALCYHINEQKIPKLKFDVYLDRTKEAFKALHQGNSVASLVDIENLTTRDFPSERFQRLVNELTREKGSAIRFGQMRPTDYENVKPGEANMKKVMGDIGSGVKGVRSYVERKLNERRSDLNNKNIENIVNETNTNVHYSNEGATGIRSDEKGVNIVQTSVEASKNPEDSGSDTNDVNLKSVPLDKKEKLEEDAVHLKTEARKATANIESAVTDTRDNKIEASSVQTSRPEVQHKKSPRFTDMENACTIDCKGVRPRFPDVPTKVHRAVGASEDTKTLEITPERRNLGETESNEASSVKSKARYFEAKLNDQKPNANDKDLKIGVSLKTKNLNTGTKDAETSIENVTQSDAKHAGVDVEKKWQNFESNKRNVETGKINVKTRAENVFSGEKDVSRTQRSDLPLPAARNKRTDPPLPAARKKVGSDDSVVDKVKEASVDKKEHEESTDDNRNGETGKINAMIKKAENVLSGEKDVSRTQRTDLPLPAARNKRTDPPLPAARKKIETDDSVVDEVKEASVDKKEHEESTDDNRSGETGKINVMTKKAENVLSGEKDVSRTQRSDLPLPAARNKRTDPPLPAARKKKGTDDSVVDEVKGASVDKKKHEEPTDEKLKGPSVMRPPSTESKTPVSYGTAGTVSSSTSFFDLACTFLKVSDKTSEGFQEGSSGDLIDKQIMAYSYHNIGVQQINMKDFDGALESLQKAWELGGEHSSDDTQPANTLVAIGAVYLMRGDNGLAVESLQKAADTLSNLDHKKTAKVCFLLGIAQRRNGDVTEALESLQRASRLQKELLGDHSTTAESFQELGSVCSQLGDDVSAIEAFQEAAEMRSKVLGDHEDTADSYYCLGSAQLSKADYTEAQNSFKRASKMYEEMKGDDIDTARSFNELGIVCLRLGNDTSAVEAFQKAAEMRSKVLGDHEDTAYSYYCLGLAQLSKADYSEAQNSFKRASKMYEEMKGDDIDTARSFNELGIVCLRLGNDTSAVEAFQKAVDIKSKVLGDHKDTAKSYMNLGAAQLQEGDSNKALHSFQKASQLYEKILGDSPKTATSFHELGLAYLRLDDHSSASESLKVAAEMRSKVLGDNEATAYSYHLLGLAQFKRKDFSAALHSVQKESMINEKIKGDHIVTAASFHLLGRVYLEMNDGKAAVGALQKAASIRSKVSADHEDTADSYFLLGTAQQETGHLTGSLESLAKASQLMKESLGDHPNTAASFYCLGGVYLQMKDKKSAVEAFRVSAQIYSTVPGEDEITAASFHTLGALQFDTGNLQEAETSLQEALRLRKNLFGDCHPESVASLQVLNDVREALIKCKPFSAMKL, encoded by the exons ATGAAAATGGCCCCAATTCCTCCGCGGGATCAGTCAGAGCTCGAGACAGACAAGTTAAACTTTATCAAGTTCTGCAgtgttgtgattggcttatttccaCATGTCCTTCGTCAAGTATTTGAGCAAATGTGGAACAAAATTAGACAACGCCCATGGAATGATTCCGATGAGGTTCGGAACTTGTTCCTTGAGGGGGAAGGTGGGAAGACAAATGTACCGACAGAAAATTCCTTCACGGAGTGGAATTCTACGGCTCTTTTTGAGGCTACTCTCTTTGCTAAAATGTTTGGAAAGCCAGATGGGAATGGAGGTCATCGAACGATGAAGCAGTTGTATGTGAAATGTGAACCATCGCCAGGAGCATTTCATGCGCGTATCGGAGGAGATTTTCGCCCTGAATCTGAAACGTTTGTCTTAGCTTTGGATCAGCTCCGCTTACTGAGAAACGCTCTTTGCTACCACATCAACGAGCAAAAGATACCCAAGTTGAAGTTTGACGTCTATCTCGACCGGACAAAGGAAGCATTTAAAGCTCTTCATCAAGGCAACAGCGTAGCTAGTTTGGTTGATATTGAAAACTTAACGACGCGTGACTTCCCCTCGGAAAGATTTCAGCGGCTTGTAAACGAGTTAACAAGAGAAAAAGGATCAGCCATCAGGTTTGGGCAGATGAGGCCAACCGATTACGAAAACGTGAAACCTGGAGAAGCAAACATGAAGAAAGTTATGGGAGATATCGGGTCAGGCGTTAAAGGAGTGAGAAGTTATGTAGAAAGAAAACTGAATGAGAGAAGATCAGATTTGAACAATAAAAACATCGAAAATATAGTGAACGAAACCAACACAAACGTACACTATTCGAACGAAGGAGCAACTGGTATACGATCTGACGAAAAAGGTGTAAACATCGTACAGACAAGTGTAGAGGCGTCAAAGAATCCCGAAGACAGCGGATCAGACACGAATGACGTCAACTTGAAAAGTGTGCCTCTTGACAAGAAAGAGAAGTTGGAAGAAGATGCAGTACACCTTAAAACCGAGGCAAGAAAAGCGACCGCAAATATAGAAAGCGCTGTGACAGACACGAGAGATAACAAAATTGAAGCGTCAAGTGTCCAAACTAGTCGGCCAGAAGTACAACATAAGAAGTCTCCACGGTTTACCGATATGGAGAATGCATGCACGATAGACTGCAAAGGTGTAAGACCTCGATTTCCCGATGTCCCAACAAAGGTTCACCGCGCTGTTGGTGCAAGCGAGGACACCAAAACATTAGAGATAACACCTGAAAGGAGAAATTTGGGAGAGACCGAATCAAACGAAGCAAGTAGCGTGAAGAGCAAAGCAAGATACTTCGAGGCAAAACTCAACGATCAGAAACCTAATGCCAACGATAAAGATTTGAAAATTGGTGTGAGCCTTAAAACGAAAAACCTGAACACAGGAACTAAAGATGCAGAAACAAGCATTGAAAATGTCACTCAGTCGGacgcgaaacacgcaggagttgatgttgagaaaaaatggcaaaatttcgAATCCAATAAGAGAAATGTAGAAACAGGGAAAATCAATGTCAAGACGAGAGCGGAAAATGTCTTCTCTGGCGAGAAAGATGTGAGCCGAACGCAAAGAAGTGATCTACCGCTACCGGCAGCGAGAAATAAAAGAACTGATCCTCCGCTACCAGCAGCGAGAAAAAAAGTAGGATCTGATGATTCTGTTGTTGATAAGGTGAAGGAGGCCTCCGTCGACAAAAAAGAACACGAGGAATCAACTGATGATAATAGAAATGGAGAAACAGGGAAAATCAATGCCATGATAAAAAAGGCGGAAAATGTCCTCTCAGGCGAGAAAGATGTGAGCCGAACGCAAAGAACTGATCTACCGCTACCAGCAGCGAGAAATAAAAGAACTGATCCTCCGCTACCAGCAgcgagaaaaaaaatagaaactgATGATTCTGTTGTTGATGAGGTGAAGGAGGCCTCCGTCGACAAAAAAGAACACGAGGAATCAACTGATGATAATAGAAGTGGAGAAACAGGGAAAATCAATGTCATGACAAAAAAGGCGGAAAATGTCCTCTCAGGCGAGAAAGATGTGAGCCGAACGCAAAGAAGTGATCTACCGCTACCGGCAGCGAGAAATAAAAGAACTGATCCTCCGCTACCAGcagcgagaaaaaaaaaaggaactgatGATTCTGTTGTTGATGAGGTGAAGGGGGCCTCCgtcgacaaaaaaaaacacgaggAACCAACTGATGAAAAGTTGAAAg GTCCCTCGGTTATGCGCCCACCATCCACAGAGTCGAAAACCCCAGTTTCCTATGGAACGGCAGGTACCGTTAGTAGCAGCACAAGCTTCTTTGACCTCGCATGTACTTTTCTTAAGGTCAGTGACAAAACGTCAGAGGGCTTCCAAGAGGGATCCAGCGGGGATCTTATTGATAAACAAATCATGGCATACAGCTACCATAACATTGGTGTGCAGCAGATCAATATGAAGGACTTTGATGGCGCTTTAGAGTCTTTGCAAAAGGCCTGGGAATTGGGCGGCGAGCACTCGTCAGATGACACCCAACCCGCTAACACTCTTGTCGCTATTGGAGCGGTTTATCTGATGAGGGGTGATAACGGGTTAGCGGTTGAGTCATTGCAGAAAGCGGCGGATACGCTATCAAATCTGGATCACAAGAAAACGGCGAAGGTCTGTTTTTTACTAGGTATTGCTCAGCGTCGCAATGGAGATGTCACCGAAGCCTTAGAATCTCTGCAGAGGGCCTCGCGATTACAAAAGGAACTTTTGGGAGATCACTCTACCACCGCGGAAAGTTTTCAAGAACTAGGAAGTGTTTGTTCGCAGCTTGGTGACGACGTGTCGGCGATTGAAGCTTTCCAAGAAGCAGCAGAAATGAGATCGAAAGTACTCGGAGATCACGAAGACACCGCTGACAGCTACTATTGCCTTGGGTCAGCTCAGCTTAGCAAGGCCGATTACACTGAAGCCCAGAATTCTTTCAAGAGGGCGTCGAAAATGTATGAGGAGATGAAAGGGGATGACATTGACACCGCTCGAAGCTTTAACGAGCTGGGAATTGTCTGTTTGCGTCTCGGTAATGACACGTCGGCAGTTGAAGCATTTCAAAAAGCAGCAGAAATGAGATCGAAAGTACTCGGAGATCACGAAGACACCGCTTACAGCTACTATTGCCTTGGGTTAGCGCAACTTAGCAAGGCCGATTACAGTGAAGCCCAGAATTCTTTCAAGAGGGCGTCGAAAATGTATGAGGAGATGAAAGGGGATGACATTGACACCGCTCGAAGCTTTAACGAGCTGGGAATTGTCTGTTTGCGTCTCGGTAATGACACGTCGGCAGTTGAAGCATTTCAAAAAGCAGTAGATATAAAATCGAAAGTGCTTGGCGATCACAAGGATACCGCAAAGAGCTACATGAATCTGGGTGCAGCACAGCTACAAGAAGGGGATAGTAACAAAGCTTTACATTCTTTTCAAAAAGCGTCGCAATTGTATGAGAAAATCTTAGGAGACTCTCCCAAGACCGCAACAAGTTTTCATGAGCTGGGACTTGCTTATTTACGGCTCGATGATCATTCCTCAGCCAGCGAGTCATTAAAGGTGGCAGCAGAAATGAGATCCAAAGTGCTTGGAGATAACGAGGCTACAGCTTACAGTTATCATTTACTTGGGTTGGCTCAATTTAAACGAAAGGACTTCAGCGCAGCATTGCATTCTGTGCAAAAGGAGTCAATGATCAATGAGAAAATCAAGGGGGATCACATTGTCACCGCGGCAAGCTTTCATTTGTTGGGAAGGGTGTATTTGGAAATGAATGATGGCAAGGCGGCTGTTGGAGCATTGCAAAAAGCAGCGAGCATACGATCAAAAGTTTCTGCTGACCATGAAGACACAGCAGACAGCTATTTCTTGCTTGGCACAGCACAGCAGGAAACCGGGCATCTCACGGGATCGTTAGAGTCACTCGCCAAGGCATCACAACTGATGAAGGAATCACTGGGTGATCACCCTAACACTGCGGCAAGTTTTTATTGTTTAGGCGGTGTTTATTTGCAGATGAAAGACAAGAAGTCGGCTGTTGAAGCATTTCGGGTTTCGGCACAAATATATTCCACTGTGCCTGGTGAGGATGAGATAACGGCTGCGAGTTTCCACACTCTCGGTGCACTGCAGTTCGACACAGGAAATCTCCAGGAAGCTGAAACATCTCTGCAAGAAGCTTTACGATTGAGAAAGAACTTATTTGGTGATTGCCACCCCGAAAGTGTCGCTAGCTTGCAGGTCTTGAATGATGTCCGAGAAGCACTAATTAAATGCAAGCCATTCTCCGCGATGAAGCTATGA
- the LOC137999590 gene encoding cyclic GMP-AMP synthase-like receptor 1, whose translation MSRATGRKNRSGQVFDNNGNEMPDPHLLSPNSSTKSCDVSSASDNESWASEDSYPEELPSPPIQWKSEIPWTPDRRRSSIKKPQFQLDPVAIQLNEFYENRVRVSLERKEICEEIAYNAMHKCFRKIQMVDSRFRANSLVSQGIPYDGLQAEERIQMDMLVQLSPGSSSALYTALDERTGGIRLQPSSEDYNVWEDCITTNGFLSASKINSLLRRYVKKAVKVLNIHIKDGRTEKLPKQLGSISIEKGPVIRLIINKDISVDILPAFVIPDCRSDPARRDCPSSSHVVCKPYVQNEMIWRLSFYVAEKNRIRALSEGCRIQLLRILTEIRDNEDQLKRLSSYHVKTLLFHESDKFPDFHEWSADKITRRFYGLLERLKVALKECSLPHYFMQPPDFKPVNLFADLDGKTLSDMLDVVEDIMENPVGVLTTVGRERRQTMWPWEMGLFLPAGLTS comes from the coding sequence ATGTCGCGGGCGACGGGGAGAAAGAACAGAAGTGGCCAGGTTTTTgacaacaacggcaacgaaatgcCCGACCCTCACCTTTTGAGTCCGAATTCGTCAACGAAGAGCTGCGATGTATCCTCTGCTTCAGACAACGAGTCGTGGGCATCCGAAGACTCTTACCCCGAAGAGTTACCATCTCCGCCGATTCAGTGGAAATCTGAAATTCCGTGGACACCCGACCGCCGCCGAAGCTCCATCAAAAAACCTCAATTTCAACTCGACCCTGTCGCCATTCAACTGAACGAATTTTACGAGAATCGCGTGCGCGTAAGTTTGGAGCGTAAAGAAATCTGCGAAGAAATAGCTTACAACGCAATGCATAAGTGCTTCCGGAAAATTCAAATGGTGGACAGTAGATTCCGCGCAAACAGTTTAGTATCGCAAGGTATTCCCTATGATGGGCTGCAAGCTGAAGAACGTATTCAAATGGATATGTTGGTGCAGCTGTCACCCGGCTCAAGCTCTGCATTGTATACAGCACTGGATGAGCGGACCGGAGGTATTCGTCTGCAACCAAGCTCCGAAGATTACAATGTCTGGGAAGACTGCATCACGACAAACGGTTTCTTGTCAGCAAGCAAAATAAACTCGCTCCTACGGAGGTACGTCAAGAAGGCTGTTAAGGTCTTAAACATTCACATAAAGGACGGTCGAACGGAGAAACTTCCGAAGCAGCTGGGAAGCATATCCATCGAAAAAGGCCCCGTTATTCGTTTAATTATCAACAAAGATATATCGGTGGATATCCTTCCCGCATTTGTTATTCCTGATTGCCGCTCAGATCCAGCTCGCAGGGACTGTCCGTCTTCCTCTCACGTAGTTTGTAAGCCATACGTCCAAAACGAGATGATTTGGCGTTTGTCGTTTTACGTCGCGGAAAAGAATCGTATTCGAGCTCTCAGCGAAGGCTGTCGCATTCAACTGCTTCGAATTCTCACAGAAATTCGTGACAACGAGGATCAACTCAAACGGCTTTCATCCTACCACGTTAAGACCCTGCTTTTCCACGAATCGGACAAGTTCCCAGATTTTCACGAGTGGAGCGCCGACAAAATTACACGGCGTTTTTACGGACTGTTAGAAAGGCTGAAAGTAGCGCTGAAAGAGTGCAGCTTACCGCATTACTTCATGCAACCACCAGATTTCAAACCGGTGAATTTATTTGCTGACCTGGATGGAAAAACACTGTCCGACATGTTAGATGTGGTGGAAGATATTATGGAGAATCCAGTGGGTGTTCTCACGACAGTTGGACGAGAGAGAAGGCAGACCATGTGGCCATGGGAAATGGGGCTTTTTCTACCCGCGGGACTGACCTCGTAA